A stretch of Pygocentrus nattereri isolate fPygNat1 chromosome 8, fPygNat1.pri, whole genome shotgun sequence DNA encodes these proteins:
- the tmem168b gene encoding transmembrane protein 168 → MCRLLRYCVSHSLYAAMTRLEEINKGVSLWMSIRYLGYLSTLNLLVAVCLGLYVRWERTAQPVLLVIFILGLFVLGMASIFYYYFSMERVSLCLFHLWLGFLLGLLCFLNVSSLDMDLKEQITCYMLVASVLIRTLWALVERVCGCTRHRPALLKSAEALELTGFAVASTTQVAQDSMSLAVLALAVATLVTDLRMKSFLALPNLICFSVVTAVFFFKSLGVTTNPYALACFLSRLVCEPLLDIYFSGLSVTERWSPFLRRGGLWRRLTLLPLLAIEIAFLVLSAFKMGNLDQWYIVIPSFSASSIFWIICHVVFLVTLWGFHSKLSDCQRACVVHRTELGALDRVMASRGMRHFCLISKRLVFLSLLSTVIFGALSWQPSNSLFISVFLLVLPLESLAHGFFYELGNCLGGTSVGYAVVIPTNYCSPDGQPTLLPPDQVQELNLRSTGMLNSVQRFFSHHMIETHGCDYSTSGLTLSTIQAKLRSFLEAHTADGPRFDTYVLFYSGHTHRTGEWALAGGDVLRLDEIVQLWREKNAGYCSRLILILDTENSLPWVKEVRRVKDMYVAVQGATLSNSVDLEIQNAPQLGDFTSQWVDFNCNPDSCVRWAERGRTVMAIYGLSRHWGDYKLHLPTGNDVAKHWKMYFPRLTYPVVQLVHWCSALNLFLLCGICLRFLRRFKLNWFPPAVLDTGQGFKLVRS, encoded by the exons ATGTGCAGGCTACTTCGTTACTGTGTGAGCCATTCGCTGTATGCAGCGATGACTAGACTAGAGGAGATCAATAAAGGAGTCAGTCTGTGGATGTCCATTCGCTATCTGGGCTACTTGTCCACTCTTAACTTACTTGTAGCTGTATGCCTGGGCCTGTATGTACGCTGGGAGAGGACTGCACAGCCTGTGCTGCTGGTCATTTTTATCCTGGGCCTATTTGTCTTGGGCATGGCCAGCATCTTCTACTACTACTTCAGCATGGAACGGgtcagtctctgtctcttccacCTGTGGTTGGGTTTCCTGCTGGGCTTGCTGTGTTTTCTCAACGTCTCTTCCCTAGACATGGACTTAAAGGAACAGATCACCTGCTACATGCTGGTGGCCAGTGTACTGATCAGGACATTGTGGGCTTTGGTGGAGCGAGTGTGTGGCTGCACCAGGCATCGACCTGCTCTGCTGAAGTCTGCTGAGGCCTTGGAGCTTACAGGCTTCGCAGTGGCCAGTACCACCCAAGTGGCTCAGGACTCCATGAGCCTGGCTGTGCTGGCGCTGGCTGTCGCTACACTAGTCACAGACTTGCGAATGAAGTCCTTCCTGGCTCTTCCCAACCTGATTTGCTTCTCAGTGGTCACTGCAGTATTCTTTTTTAAGTCTTTAGGGGTAACCACAAACCCCTACGCTTTGGCCTGCTTCCTAAGCCGGCTGGTCTGCGAGCCCCTCCTGGACATCTATTTCAGTGGTCTCTCTGTGACTGAGCGCTGGTCACCCTTTTTGAGAAGAGGTGGGCTGTGGAGGCGCCTCACTCTTCTGCCCCTTCTGGCCATCGAAATAGCCTTTCTGGTCCTGTCTGCTTTTAAGATGGGCAATCTGGACCAGTGGTATATCGTGATCCCCAGTTTTTCAGCCTCAAGCATTTTCTGGATCATCTGCCACGTGGTGTTCCTGGTCACTCTGTGGGGTTTTCACAGCAAGCTGAGCGACTGCCAGAGAGCCTGTGTGGTTCATAGGACAGAGCTGGGAGCTCTGGACAGGGTGATGGCCTCCAGGGGGATGCGCCACTTCTGCCTCATCTCAAAACGCCTGGTGTTCCTCAGCCTCTTGTCTACAGTCATATTTGGAGCACTGTCATGGCAG CCATCCAACAGTCTTTTCATTAGTGTATTTCTGCTGGTCCTGCCTTTGGAGTCACTTGCTCATGGGTTTTTCTATGAACTGGGAAACTGCCTTGGAGGTACATCTGTTGGCTATGCAGTGGTCATTCCTACAAACTACTGCAG cCCGGATGGTCAGCCCACCCTGCTGCCTCCAGATCAGGTGCAGGAGTTGAACCTGCGCTCCACAGGCATGCTGAACAGCGTGCAGCGCTTCTTCTCCCACCACATGATCGAGACACATGGCTGTGACTACTCCACCAGCGGACTGACGCTGAGCACAATACAGGCCAAACTCCGCTCTTTCCTAGAGGCCCACACAGCTGACGGCCCACGCTTTGACACCTATGTCCTCTTCTACAGTGGCCACACACACCGCACTGGAGAATGGGCACTGGCAG GTGGGGACGTACTGCGTCTAGACGAGATCGTGCAGCTCTGGAGAGAGAAGAATGCCGGCTACTGCTCTCGCCTCATTCTAATTCTGGACACTGAGAATTCCCTCCCCTGGGTGAAGGAGGTGCGGAGGGTGAAGGACATGTATGTAGCCGTACAAGGAGCTACATTATCCAACTCAGTGGACCTGGAGATCCAGAATGCCCCTCAGCTTGGAGATTTCACCTCCCAGTGGGTCGACTTCAACTGCAACCCAGACAGCTGTGTCCGATGGGCCGAACGAGGGAGAACTGTAATGGCGATATACGGCCTCTCGAGACACTGGGGGGACTACAAGCTCCACTTACCTACAGGAAATGATGTGGCTAAGCACTGGAAGATGTATTTCCCCCGTTTGACATACCCCGTGGTTCAGCTGGTCCATTGGTGCAGTGCTCTAAACCTGTTTTTGCTCTGTGGCATCTGTCTGCGCTTTTTGCGAAGGTTCAAACTCAACTGGTTCCCTCCGGCAGTGCTCGACACTGGCCAGGGCTTCAAATTGGTCAGGTCATAG